A genomic segment from Pseudomonas mendocina encodes:
- a CDS encoding DNA-3-methyladenine glycosylase I codes for MPRCFWCTDDPLYQAYHDEEWGVPQRDARQLFEMLLLEGAQAGLSWITVLKKRERYRQVLHGFDPERLARLSDEEIEVLMQDPGIIRNRLKLKAVRQNAQAWLKLEDPVTWLWSFVGGAPKINHFSDRSQMVAVTPEAEAMSKALRKAGFNFVGPTICYAFMQATGMVMDHSTDCDRYAQLKGS; via the coding sequence AGTGGGGCGTGCCGCAGCGCGATGCCCGGCAACTGTTCGAGATGCTGCTGCTCGAAGGCGCGCAGGCCGGGCTGTCGTGGATCACCGTGCTGAAGAAGCGCGAGCGTTATCGGCAGGTGCTGCACGGCTTCGATCCGGAGCGTCTGGCGCGCCTCAGTGACGAGGAAATCGAGGTTCTGATGCAGGACCCCGGCATCATCCGCAACCGCCTCAAGCTCAAGGCCGTGCGGCAGAACGCCCAGGCCTGGCTGAAGCTGGAAGACCCGGTAACCTGGCTCTGGTCGTTCGTCGGCGGCGCGCCGAAGATCAACCACTTCAGCGACCGCAGCCAGATGGTGGCGGTGACGCCCGAGGCCGAGGCGATGAGCAAGGCGTTGCGCAAGGCCGGTTTCAACTTCGTCGGGCCGACCATCTGCTATGCCTTCATGCAGGCCACGGGTATGGTGATGGACCACTCCACTGACTGCGACCGCTACGCGCAACTGAAGGGCTCATGA
- a CDS encoding pyridoxamine 5'-phosphate oxidase family protein has translation MTTITTLDELQAVYGDSHERSRRKELPRLIEPYRALIQASPFVVLASAGPDGLDCSPRGDAPGFVHILDDQTLLLPDRPGNNRIDSLRNIVLNPQVALLFLIPGVGESLRVNGRAEISLDPELLELGRAQGKLPRSVLRIRIDSCYFQCSKAAVRSGLWDVSRQVERASLPSAGDIFRCIYDEFDVEAYERDLQQRLRTSLY, from the coding sequence ATGACCACCATCACCACCCTGGACGAACTGCAGGCCGTTTACGGCGACAGCCACGAGCGCTCGCGGCGCAAGGAGCTGCCGCGGCTGATCGAACCCTACCGCGCGCTGATCCAGGCCTCGCCCTTCGTGGTGCTGGCCAGCGCTGGCCCGGATGGCCTGGACTGTTCGCCGCGGGGTGATGCACCGGGCTTCGTGCACATCCTCGACGACCAGACCCTGCTATTGCCGGATCGCCCGGGTAACAACCGCATCGACAGCCTGCGCAATATCGTCCTGAACCCACAGGTGGCGCTGTTATTCCTGATTCCGGGCGTCGGCGAGAGCTTGCGAGTCAACGGCCGCGCCGAAATCTCCCTCGATCCCGAGTTGCTGGAACTGGGTCGGGCTCAGGGCAAACTGCCACGTAGCGTGCTGCGTATCCGCATCGACAGCTGTTACTTCCAGTGCTCCAAGGCGGCGGTGCGTTCCGGACTGTGGGATGTCTCGCGCCAGGTCGAGCGCGCCAGTCTGCCCAGTGCTGGTGATATCTTCCGCTGCATCTATGACGAGTTCGATGTCGAGGCTTACGAGCGAGACCTGCAGCAACGCCTTCGGACGAGCCTGTACTGA
- a CDS encoding lysophospholipid acyltransferase, with protein MEKLKGALVVGFLRLFALLPWRAVQAVGNAIGWLMWKLPNGSRDVVRINLSKCFPELNQAELDKLVGQSLKDIGKTLTESACAWIWPAQKSLKLIREVEGLEVLEKALASGKGVVGITSHLGNWEVLNHFYCNQCKPIIFYRPPKLKAVDELLQQQRVQMGNRVAPSTKEGILSVIKEVRKGGAVGIPADPEPSRSSGVFVPFLGTTALTSKFVPGMLTGGKAVGVFLHALRLPDGSGYKVILEAAPEGMYSENVEEGVAAMSEVVSRYVRNYPSQYMWSMKRFKKRPDGEAKWY; from the coding sequence GTGGAAAAACTCAAGGGCGCCCTGGTGGTGGGTTTCCTGCGCCTGTTCGCACTGCTGCCCTGGCGCGCCGTGCAGGCCGTGGGCAACGCCATCGGCTGGCTGATGTGGAAGCTGCCGAATGGCTCGCGCGACGTGGTGCGCATCAACCTGAGCAAGTGCTTCCCCGAGCTTAACCAGGCCGAGCTGGACAAACTGGTCGGGCAGAGCCTCAAGGACATCGGCAAGACCCTGACCGAAAGCGCCTGCGCCTGGATCTGGCCGGCGCAGAAATCGCTCAAGCTGATTCGCGAAGTGGAAGGCTTGGAGGTGCTGGAGAAGGCCCTGGCCTCGGGCAAGGGCGTGGTCGGCATCACCAGCCACCTGGGCAACTGGGAAGTGCTCAACCACTTCTACTGCAACCAGTGCAAACCGATCATTTTCTACCGCCCGCCGAAGCTCAAGGCGGTCGACGAGCTGTTGCAGCAGCAGCGCGTGCAGATGGGTAATCGCGTCGCGCCGTCGACCAAGGAAGGCATCCTCAGTGTCATCAAGGAAGTGCGCAAGGGCGGCGCCGTGGGTATTCCGGCTGACCCGGAACCGAGCCGTTCGTCGGGTGTTTTCGTTCCCTTCCTCGGCACCACGGCGCTGACCAGCAAGTTCGTCCCCGGCATGCTTACCGGTGGCAAGGCGGTCGGTGTGTTCCTGCATGCGCTGCGTCTGCCCGATGGCAGCGGCTACAAGGTGATCCTCGAGGCGGCGCCCGAAGGCATGTACAGCGAGAACGTCGAAGAAGGCGTGGCGGCCATGAGCGAAGTGGTATCGCGCTACGTGCGCAACTACCCGAGCCAATACATGTGGAGCATGAAGCGCTTCAAGAAACGCCCGGACGGCGAGGCCAAGTGGTACTGA